One genomic window of Paramormyrops kingsleyae isolate MSU_618 chromosome 20, PKINGS_0.4, whole genome shotgun sequence includes the following:
- the sec23b gene encoding protein transport protein Sec23B isoform X1 codes for MATYQEFIQQNEDRDGVRFSWNLWPSSRLEATRLVVPVSCLFTPLKERLDLPPVQYEPVLCGRATCRAVLNPLCQVDFRAKIWACNFCFQRNPFPPTYAGISDVNQPAELMPQFSTIEYIVQRGPPTPLIFLYVVDICLEEEDLQALKESLQMSLSLLPPNALVGLITFGRMVQVHELSCEGIAKSYVFRGTKDLSAKQIQEMLGLIKPTVAGPQGHPVAPQDAHTSCRFLQPVQKVDMNLTDLLGELQRDPWPVAQGKRPLRSTGIALSIAVGLLEGTFPNTGARVMLFTGGPPTQGPGMVVGDELKTPIRSWHDIQKDNARHLKKATKYYEALANRAAVNGHCIDIYACSLDQTGLLEMKCCSNLTGGHIVMGDSFNTSLFKQTFQRVFSKDFNNEFRMAFGATMEVKTSRELKVSGAIGPCVSLNSKGPCVSENEMGIGGTSQWKICGMNPSTTLALYFEVVNQHNAPIPQGGRGAIQFVTQYQHSNTQRRIRVTTIARNWADAQSQIQHIEASFDQEASAVLMARLGVFRAESEEGPDVLRWLDRQLIRLCQKFGQFNKDDPNSFRLSESLSLYPQFMFHLRRSPFLQVFNNSPDESSYYRHHFIRQDLTQSLIMVQPILYSYSFYGPPEPVLLDSSSILADRILLMDTFFQLVIYHGETIAQWRKAGYQDMPEYENFKQLLHAPLDDAQEILQTRFPMPRYIDTEHGGSQARFLLSKVNPSQTHNNLYAWGQQESGAPILTDDVSLQVFMDHLKKLAVSSAA; via the exons ATGGCAACATATCAAGAGTTCATCCAGCAGAATGAGGACCGGGATGGAGTTCGCTTCAGCTGGAACCTATGGCCTTCCAGTCGACTGGAGGCCACCAGGCTGGTGGTTCCAGTGTCATGCCTCTTCACCCCTTTGAAGGAGCGCCTAGACCTGCCTCCCGTCCAGTACGAGCCTGTCCTTTGTGGCCGTGCCACCTGCAGGGCTGTCCTCAACCCTCTTTG TCAAGTTGACTTCAGGGCTAAGATCTGGGCATGCAACTTCTGCTTCCAGAGAAACCCG TTTCCACCCACATATGCAGGCATCTCTGATGTGAATCAGCCTGCGGAACTGATGCCACAGTTCTCGACAATTGAGTACATAGTACAG CGAGGGCCTCCGACACCTTTGATCTTCCTGTACGTTGTGGATATCTGTCTGGAAGAGGAGGACCTGCAGGCGCTGAAGGAGTCACTGCAGATGTCCCTCAGCTTGCTGCCCCCCAACGCCCTAGTGGGCCTCATCACCTTTGGCCGCATGGTGCAGGTGCACGAGCTCAGCTGCGAGGGCATTGCCAAGAGCTATGTTTTCAGGGGCACCAAGGACCTTTCCGCCAAGCAGATCCAG GAAATGCTGGGTCTGATCAAACCGACAGTAGCAGGACCGCAGGGCCATCCAGTGGCACCTCAAGATGCACATACCAGCTGCAG ATTCCTTCAGCCTGTGCAGAAGGTGGACATGAACCTGACAGACCTTCTCGGGGAGCTGCAGAGGGACCCCTGGCCCGTGGCTCAGGGCAAGCGACCGCTGCGATCCACAGGCATTGCTCTGTCTATTGCCGTGGGACTGCTGGAG GGCACATTCCCCAACACAGGGGCCCGTGTGATGCTCTTCACAGGGGGCCCCCCAACACAGGGCCCAGGGATGGTAGTGGGGGACGAGCTGAAAACCCCCATCCGCTCCTGGCACGACATCCAAAAGGACAACGCCCGCCACCTGAAAAAGGCCACCAAG TACTACGAAGCCCTGGCAAACCGTGCGGCCGTGAATGGACACTGCATCGATATCTATGCCTGCTCCCTCGACCAGACAGGCCTTCTAGAGATGAAGTGTTGTTCCAATCTCACTGG GGGGCACATTGTAATGGGAGACTCCTTCAACACCTCGCTTTTCAAGCAGACCTTCCAGCGAGTCTTCAGTAAAGATTTCAACAACGAGTTCCGCATGGCCTTCGGAGCCACCATGGAAGTCAAG ACTTCAAGGGAGCTGAAAGTGTCTGGAGCCATCGGTCCCTGTGTCTCGCTGAACAGCAAGGGTCCTTGCGTGTCGGAGAAT GAAATGGGCATCGGTGGCACCAGCCAGTGGAAGATCTGTGGTATGAACCCCTCCACCACACTGGCTCTCTACTTTGAGGTTGTGAATCAG CACAACGCGCCGATTCCTCAGGGCGGTAGAGGAGCAATTCAGTTCGTCACACAGTACCAGCACTCCAACACACAGAGGAGGATCCGCGTCACCACTATCGCCAGGAA CTGGGCAGATGCACAGTCACAGATTCAGCACATCGAGGCGTCGTTTGACCAGGAGGCATCAGCGGTGCTGATGGCCCGGCTGGGTGTGTTCCGTGCGGAGTCTGAGGAAGGGCCAGACGTGCTGCGCTGGCTGGACAGGCAGCTCATTCGGCTG tGCCAGAAATTTGGACAGTTCAACAAAGATGACCCCAACTCCTTCCGGCTATCAGAGTCCCTCTCCCTGTACCCACAG TTCATGTTTCATTTGCGGAGGTCACCGTTCCTCCAGGTGTTCAACAACAGCCCTGACGAGTCGTCATACTACAGGCACCATTTCATAAGGCAGGACCTGACACAGTCGCTGATCATGGTCCAGCCGATCCTCTATTCATACTCCTTCTACGGACCTCCTGAG CCGGTGCTCCTGGACAGCAGCAGCATCCTGGCAGATCGAATTCTGCTGATGGACACCTTTTTTCAGCTTGTCATCTACCACGGCGAG ACCATTGCTCAGTGGCGCAAGGCTGGGTACCAGGACATGCCCGAGTATGAGAACTTCAAACAGCTGCTGCACGCTCCCCTAGATGACGCCCAGGAGATCTTGCAGACGCGCTTCCCCATGCCCCGTTACATCGACACCGAGCACGGTGGATCCCAGGCCCGGTTCCTGCTGTCAAAGGTCAACCCATCCCAGACTCACAACAACCTCTACGCCTGGGGCCAG CAGGAATCTGGAGCACCCATTCTCACGGATGACGTCAGCCTTCAAGTGTTCATGGATCACCTGAAGAAGCTGGCTGTGTCCAGTGCAGCGTGA
- the LOC111850837 gene encoding uncharacterized protein: MEKPTQAQAPPQQAMSNSAESPAEDISKLSDEDLLKWSKEDLVRRLRRAEAEKMSIILDHGNLIREVNRSLQLHLNEIRGLKDVNQKLQEDNQELRDLCCFLDDDRQKGKRVSREWQRLGRYSASIMRKEVTLYLQKLKELEMRQEEVIRENLELKELCLMLDEEKGPVGVGGVGSGTAGCRNSIDSQSSLSVPGVGLLRDVGDGSSTSSGGSTDSPDHVHHKQQLLIAPVGGSIEHIQKAKDLGGGLGEGVIPEHPGRHRSTSLDYPLTFPQPSRPRGGSISSPDHKSLRGLSPEKHSLVLGRRSPEQHPKHSTETLSPKHLLGSAPGSPEQFHKHRGSIGSRCGSPEPKQALGGAAELLHKARLGGGSQESLRLQYASSPEHVKFGSPGREMAARRPAGDELSPHHRSIYNGMNALISAGCCTTNCRSVKLWDSFDASS, translated from the exons ATGGAGAAACCCACACAAGCACAAGCTCCGCCACAGCAAGCGATGTCTAACAGTGCAGAAAGTCCGGCGGAAGACATCTCCAAGCTGTCGGACGAGGATCTGCTGAAGTGGAGCAAAGAGGACTTGGTGCGGCGTTTGCGAAGGGCGGAAGCCGAGAAGATGAGCATCATACTGGACCACGGAAACCTGATTCGGGAGGTCAACCGCAGTCTCCAGTTGCACCTTAATGAGATCAGAGGACTGAAG GACGTGAACCAGAAGCTGCAGGAGGACAACCAGGAGTTGCGTGACCTGTGCTGCTTCCTGGACGACGACCGGCAGAAGGGGAAGCGGGTGTCGCGGGAGTGGCAGCGGCTCGGGCGCTACAGTGCCAGCATCATGCGCAAGGAGGTGACCCTCTACCTGCAGAAGCTGAAGGAGCTGGAAATGCGCCAGGAGGAAGTGATCAGGGAGAATTTGGAGCTAAAGGAGCTTTGCCTCATGCTGGACGAGGAGAAGGGGCCAGTGGGTGTCGGGGGGGTCGGCTCGGGAACGGCGGGCTGCCGCAACTCCATCGACAGCCAGAGCAGTCTGAGCGTCCCTGGGGTGGGGCTGTTGCGGGACGTGGGCGACGGCAGCAGCACCTCCAGCGGGGGCAGCACCGACAGCCCTGATCATGTGCATCACAAGCAGCAGCTCCTGATTGCTCCTGTGGGAGGCAGTATCGAGCATATTCAGAAGGCCAAGGACCTGGGAGGgggattgggggagggggttatcCCAGAGCATCCTGGCAGGCACAGGAGCACCAGTCTCGATTACCCTCTGACCTTTCCCCAGCCCTCCAGGCCACGTGGCGGCTCCATCTCCAGCCCAGACCACAAGTCCCTGCGGGGACTTAGTCCCGAGAAGCACAGCCTGGTCCTGGGCCGCAGGAGCCCGGAGCAGCACCCCAAGCACAGCACAGAGACGCTATCACCAAAGCACCTTCTCGGCTCGGCGCCGGGGAGCCCGGAGCAGTTCCACAAGCACAGGGGCAGCATCGGCAGCAGGTGCGGCAGCCCCGAGCCCAAGCAAGCCCTGGGCGGTGCCGCGGAGCTGCTGCACAAGGCCCGCTTGGGCGGGGGCAGCCAGGAGTCGCTCAGGCTGCAGTACGCCAGCAGTCCGGAGCACGTGAAGTTCGGTAGCCCGGGCAGGGAGATGGCGGCGAGGAGGCCGGCCGGAGATGAGCTGTCACCCCACCACAGGAGCATCTACAACGGCATGAACG
- the dtd1 gene encoding D-aminoacyl-tRNA deacylase 1 isoform X2 — translation MEYMVRKILNIRLFEDENGRAWSRSVMDRELEVLCISQFTLQCYLKGNKPDFHSAMPAELAQPFYTSMLEQMRSAYRAELIKDGQFGAYMQVHIQNDGPVTIELESPTGPMDSKQLAKQEKQQQRKEKTRPKPPSESGREKAAARQRVDPSASSGAEGDVSSEREP, via the exons ATGGAGTACAT GGTGCGGAAAATCCTGAACATACGGCTCTTCGAAGATGAGAACGGACGAGCCTGGAGTCGCAGCGTCATGGACCGGGAGCTGGAGGTGCTGTGCATCAGTCAGTTCACGCTCCAGTGCTACCTAAAGGGCAACAAGCCGGACTTCCATTCGGCCATGCCGGCAGAACTGGCGCAGCCCTTCTACACCAGCATGTTGGAGCAGATGAGGAGTGCTTACCGAGCAGAGCTCATCAAAG ATGGCCAGTTCGGAGCGTACATGCAGGTGCACATCCAGAACGACGGACCCGTCACCATCGAGCTGGAGTCTCCCACCGGACCCATGGACTCCAAACAG CTGGCCAAGCAAGAGAAGCAGCAGCAACGGAAAGAGAAGACGCGGCCGAAGCCACCGTCCGAGTCGGGAAGGGAGAAGGCAGCTGCACGGCAGAGGGTGGACCCTAGTGCTAGCAGTGGGGCGGAGGGAGACGTGTCCTCGGAGAGGGAACCGTAG
- the dtd1 gene encoding D-aminoacyl-tRNA deacylase 1 isoform X1 — MKAIIQRVWKASVTVGDEQVSSIGRGLCVLLGISVEDTPRDMEYMVRKILNIRLFEDENGRAWSRSVMDRELEVLCISQFTLQCYLKGNKPDFHSAMPAELAQPFYTSMLEQMRSAYRAELIKDGQFGAYMQVHIQNDGPVTIELESPTGPMDSKQLAKQEKQQQRKEKTRPKPPSESGREKAAARQRVDPSASSGAEGDVSSEREP, encoded by the exons ATGAAAGCGATCATTCAGAGGGTTTGGAAAGCGAGCGTGACGG TTGGAGATGAGCAGGTCAGCAGCATCGGCCGCGGCCTCTGCGTCCTGCTGGGCATCTCGGTGGAGGACACGCCGAGGGACATGGAGTACAT GGTGCGGAAAATCCTGAACATACGGCTCTTCGAAGATGAGAACGGACGAGCCTGGAGTCGCAGCGTCATGGACCGGGAGCTGGAGGTGCTGTGCATCAGTCAGTTCACGCTCCAGTGCTACCTAAAGGGCAACAAGCCGGACTTCCATTCGGCCATGCCGGCAGAACTGGCGCAGCCCTTCTACACCAGCATGTTGGAGCAGATGAGGAGTGCTTACCGAGCAGAGCTCATCAAAG ATGGCCAGTTCGGAGCGTACATGCAGGTGCACATCCAGAACGACGGACCCGTCACCATCGAGCTGGAGTCTCCCACCGGACCCATGGACTCCAAACAG CTGGCCAAGCAAGAGAAGCAGCAGCAACGGAAAGAGAAGACGCGGCCGAAGCCACCGTCCGAGTCGGGAAGGGAGAAGGCAGCTGCACGGCAGAGGGTGGACCCTAGTGCTAGCAGTGGGGCGGAGGGAGACGTGTCCTCGGAGAGGGAACCGTAG
- the sec23b gene encoding protein transport protein Sec23B isoform X2 gives MATYQEFIQQNEDRDGVRFSWNLWPSSRLEATRLVVPVSCLFTPLKERLDLPPVQYEPVLCGRATCRAVLNPLCQVDFRAKIWACNFCFQRNPFPPTYAGISDVNQPAELMPQFSTIEYIVQRGPPTPLIFLYVVDICLEEEDLQALKESLQMSLSLLPPNALVGLITFGRMVQVHELSCEGIAKSYVFRGTKDLSAKQIQEMLGLIKPTVAGPQGHPVAPQDAHTSCRFLQPVQKVDMNLTDLLGELQRDPWPVAQGKRPLRSTGIALSIAVGLLEGTFPNTGARVMLFTGGPPTQGPGMVVGDELKTPIRSWHDIQKDNARHLKKATKYYEALANRAAVNGHCIDIYACSLDQTGLLEMKCCSNLTGGHIVMGDSFNTSLFKQTFQRVFSKDFNNEFRMAFGATMEVKTSRELKVSGAIGPCVSLNSKGPCVSENEMGIGGTSQWKICGMNPSTTLALYFEVVNQHNAPIPQGGRGAIQFVTQYQHSNTQRRIRVTTIARNWADAQSQIQHIEASFDQEASAVLMARLGVFRAESEEGPDVLRWLDRQLIRLCQKFGQFNKDDPNSFRLSESLSLYPQFMFHLRRSPFLQVFNNSPDESSYYRHHFIRQDLTQSLIMVQPILYSYSFYGPPEPVLLDSSSILADRILLMDTFFQLVIYHGETIAQWRKAGYQDMPEYENFKQLLHAPLDDAQEILQTRFPMPRYIDTEHGGSQARFLLSKVNPSQTHNNLYAWGQESGAPILTDDVSLQVFMDHLKKLAVSSAA, from the exons ATGGCAACATATCAAGAGTTCATCCAGCAGAATGAGGACCGGGATGGAGTTCGCTTCAGCTGGAACCTATGGCCTTCCAGTCGACTGGAGGCCACCAGGCTGGTGGTTCCAGTGTCATGCCTCTTCACCCCTTTGAAGGAGCGCCTAGACCTGCCTCCCGTCCAGTACGAGCCTGTCCTTTGTGGCCGTGCCACCTGCAGGGCTGTCCTCAACCCTCTTTG TCAAGTTGACTTCAGGGCTAAGATCTGGGCATGCAACTTCTGCTTCCAGAGAAACCCG TTTCCACCCACATATGCAGGCATCTCTGATGTGAATCAGCCTGCGGAACTGATGCCACAGTTCTCGACAATTGAGTACATAGTACAG CGAGGGCCTCCGACACCTTTGATCTTCCTGTACGTTGTGGATATCTGTCTGGAAGAGGAGGACCTGCAGGCGCTGAAGGAGTCACTGCAGATGTCCCTCAGCTTGCTGCCCCCCAACGCCCTAGTGGGCCTCATCACCTTTGGCCGCATGGTGCAGGTGCACGAGCTCAGCTGCGAGGGCATTGCCAAGAGCTATGTTTTCAGGGGCACCAAGGACCTTTCCGCCAAGCAGATCCAG GAAATGCTGGGTCTGATCAAACCGACAGTAGCAGGACCGCAGGGCCATCCAGTGGCACCTCAAGATGCACATACCAGCTGCAG ATTCCTTCAGCCTGTGCAGAAGGTGGACATGAACCTGACAGACCTTCTCGGGGAGCTGCAGAGGGACCCCTGGCCCGTGGCTCAGGGCAAGCGACCGCTGCGATCCACAGGCATTGCTCTGTCTATTGCCGTGGGACTGCTGGAG GGCACATTCCCCAACACAGGGGCCCGTGTGATGCTCTTCACAGGGGGCCCCCCAACACAGGGCCCAGGGATGGTAGTGGGGGACGAGCTGAAAACCCCCATCCGCTCCTGGCACGACATCCAAAAGGACAACGCCCGCCACCTGAAAAAGGCCACCAAG TACTACGAAGCCCTGGCAAACCGTGCGGCCGTGAATGGACACTGCATCGATATCTATGCCTGCTCCCTCGACCAGACAGGCCTTCTAGAGATGAAGTGTTGTTCCAATCTCACTGG GGGGCACATTGTAATGGGAGACTCCTTCAACACCTCGCTTTTCAAGCAGACCTTCCAGCGAGTCTTCAGTAAAGATTTCAACAACGAGTTCCGCATGGCCTTCGGAGCCACCATGGAAGTCAAG ACTTCAAGGGAGCTGAAAGTGTCTGGAGCCATCGGTCCCTGTGTCTCGCTGAACAGCAAGGGTCCTTGCGTGTCGGAGAAT GAAATGGGCATCGGTGGCACCAGCCAGTGGAAGATCTGTGGTATGAACCCCTCCACCACACTGGCTCTCTACTTTGAGGTTGTGAATCAG CACAACGCGCCGATTCCTCAGGGCGGTAGAGGAGCAATTCAGTTCGTCACACAGTACCAGCACTCCAACACACAGAGGAGGATCCGCGTCACCACTATCGCCAGGAA CTGGGCAGATGCACAGTCACAGATTCAGCACATCGAGGCGTCGTTTGACCAGGAGGCATCAGCGGTGCTGATGGCCCGGCTGGGTGTGTTCCGTGCGGAGTCTGAGGAAGGGCCAGACGTGCTGCGCTGGCTGGACAGGCAGCTCATTCGGCTG tGCCAGAAATTTGGACAGTTCAACAAAGATGACCCCAACTCCTTCCGGCTATCAGAGTCCCTCTCCCTGTACCCACAG TTCATGTTTCATTTGCGGAGGTCACCGTTCCTCCAGGTGTTCAACAACAGCCCTGACGAGTCGTCATACTACAGGCACCATTTCATAAGGCAGGACCTGACACAGTCGCTGATCATGGTCCAGCCGATCCTCTATTCATACTCCTTCTACGGACCTCCTGAG CCGGTGCTCCTGGACAGCAGCAGCATCCTGGCAGATCGAATTCTGCTGATGGACACCTTTTTTCAGCTTGTCATCTACCACGGCGAG ACCATTGCTCAGTGGCGCAAGGCTGGGTACCAGGACATGCCCGAGTATGAGAACTTCAAACAGCTGCTGCACGCTCCCCTAGATGACGCCCAGGAGATCTTGCAGACGCGCTTCCCCATGCCCCGTTACATCGACACCGAGCACGGTGGATCCCAGGCCCGGTTCCTGCTGTCAAAGGTCAACCCATCCCAGACTCACAACAACCTCTACGCCTGGGGCCAG GAATCTGGAGCACCCATTCTCACGGATGACGTCAGCCTTCAAGTGTTCATGGATCACCTGAAGAAGCTGGCTGTGTCCAGTGCAGCGTGA